The Lewinellaceae bacterium genome has a segment encoding these proteins:
- a CDS encoding TIGR03643 family protein, protein MQANLTDRALDRIIEMAWEDRTPFEAIEFQFGLSEKDVIQMMRKTMKIKSFKLWRKRVHSGVSQKHLNKRNPEINRFKCSRQKQISYNEISKRR, encoded by the coding sequence ATGCAAGCCAATCTAACAGACAGAGCGCTGGACCGGATTATCGAAATGGCCTGGGAAGACCGTACCCCCTTCGAGGCTATCGAATTTCAGTTTGGATTGAGTGAAAAGGATGTCATTCAGATGATGCGCAAAACCATGAAAATCAAGAGCTTTAAATTATGGCGCAAGCGTGTCCACAGCGGCGTAAGTCAGAAACACCTGAACAAGCGCAACCCGGAAATCAATCGTTTTAAATGCTCCCGCCAAAAGCAGATCAGCTACAATGAAATATCCAAGAGAAGATAA
- the priA gene encoding primosomal protein N', protein MPKSQYHNIQSTSVYVQVVLPLALPKPYTYFVPEELVDKIQFGVRVEVQFGQNRLYTAIVVKILDEQPEGLKPKAILSVVDSTPIVNKIQLKLWLWMADYYACTIGEVMNAALPANLKLSSETRLVLSPVFVPDEILLNDQEFLITEALSLQEEISIKDVRDILNKETVYPLIKSMLEKHLIYLKEDLVEKYKPKQVACVRLCEPYVSQPGRLGEAFEKLSRSDRQAEALMAYIQLSKKQDFVRRQDIYKLANVDTSVINAIIKKEVFESYDREVSRMGAYEEDTVDAAELSDQQNGALEAIDKAFQNQRTVLLHGVTGSGKTRVYVEYIKKVMAEGKQALYLLPEIALTTQIVQRLQRIFGNDIVVYHSRMSNDERVEIWNAVLNGKPVVLGARSALFLPYQNLDLIVVDEEHDASFKQHDPAPRYNGRDAAVYLAHLTGAKTILGTATPSLESYQNAKKGKYVLVEMPERFGGIQMPKIVIADAKKELKEGKMMSHFTTLLLDTLKATLENGEQAILFQNRRGYSPTYRCGTCGWHSECINCDVSLTYHKFKEHLECHYCGYHTKLPKACPACGSNDLTLQGFGTEKIEDELKIYLPGAKVARMDLDTVRSKNALVRLINDFEEKRIDILVGTQMVTKGFDFESVGVVGVLSADQLLQFPDFRSAERAFQIMVQVSGRAGRKNKQGKVIIQAFNVAHPVLREVIDNDFNSFFAREIQERQTFNYPPFYKLIKITLRHKKPQVVNDGMRVYASFLKKKLGSWVIGPAVPYVSRVRGYYILDLMVKMEPHPNKMKFAKESIAEAAIYLSQGQGFSTIRVNVDVDPM, encoded by the coding sequence GTGCCAAAATCACAATACCACAACATACAATCGACAAGCGTTTACGTGCAGGTCGTGCTGCCGCTGGCACTGCCCAAACCCTATACGTATTTCGTGCCGGAAGAACTGGTCGACAAGATACAGTTTGGCGTTCGGGTGGAGGTGCAGTTCGGGCAAAACCGGTTGTACACCGCCATTGTGGTCAAAATACTGGATGAACAGCCGGAAGGGTTAAAGCCCAAGGCCATTCTCTCGGTGGTGGATTCCACGCCCATTGTCAATAAAATTCAACTGAAACTGTGGTTGTGGATGGCCGATTATTACGCCTGTACCATCGGGGAGGTGATGAATGCGGCCCTGCCGGCCAACCTAAAGCTTTCCAGCGAGACGCGATTGGTACTCAGCCCGGTGTTCGTGCCCGATGAGATCCTGCTCAACGACCAGGAATTTCTCATCACCGAAGCCCTCTCCCTCCAGGAAGAGATCAGCATAAAGGATGTGAGGGATATTCTCAATAAAGAAACCGTTTATCCCCTGATCAAGAGCATGTTGGAAAAACACCTGATCTACCTGAAGGAAGACCTGGTAGAAAAGTATAAACCCAAACAGGTAGCCTGTGTTCGTTTGTGTGAGCCATACGTTTCCCAACCGGGACGATTGGGCGAGGCTTTTGAAAAGCTGAGCCGATCCGATCGACAGGCAGAAGCGCTGATGGCTTATATCCAGCTATCCAAAAAACAGGATTTTGTGCGCAGGCAGGATATTTACAAACTGGCGAATGTAGATACTTCGGTGATCAATGCCATCATAAAAAAAGAAGTTTTCGAAAGCTACGATCGCGAGGTCAGCCGCATGGGCGCCTATGAAGAAGATACCGTAGATGCTGCCGAACTTTCGGACCAGCAAAACGGAGCCCTCGAAGCCATAGACAAGGCATTCCAAAACCAAAGGACGGTACTGCTGCACGGGGTTACCGGCAGCGGAAAAACACGGGTGTACGTGGAGTACATCAAAAAAGTCATGGCGGAAGGAAAACAGGCTCTTTACCTGCTGCCGGAGATTGCCCTGACGACACAGATCGTGCAAAGGCTTCAGCGTATTTTCGGGAACGACATCGTTGTTTATCACAGTCGTATGAGCAACGACGAAAGGGTGGAGATCTGGAATGCCGTCCTGAATGGAAAACCCGTGGTGCTTGGGGCACGTTCGGCCCTGTTTTTGCCTTACCAAAACCTGGACCTCATCGTTGTGGACGAAGAGCACGATGCTTCCTTCAAACAACACGATCCGGCTCCCCGGTACAATGGGCGCGATGCGGCGGTTTACCTGGCGCACCTGACCGGGGCAAAAACCATTCTCGGTACAGCCACTCCTTCCCTGGAATCTTACCAGAATGCCAAAAAGGGCAAATACGTTTTGGTCGAAATGCCGGAACGGTTTGGCGGTATTCAAATGCCTAAAATCGTCATTGCCGACGCCAAGAAAGAACTGAAGGAAGGGAAGATGATGTCGCATTTTACGACGCTTTTGCTCGACACATTAAAAGCAACGCTCGAAAACGGGGAGCAGGCCATTCTGTTCCAGAATCGCAGGGGGTATTCGCCCACTTACCGTTGCGGAACCTGTGGCTGGCATTCGGAATGCATCAATTGTGATGTGAGTCTTACCTACCATAAGTTCAAGGAGCACCTGGAATGCCATTATTGCGGGTATCATACGAAATTACCGAAAGCCTGCCCGGCCTGCGGCAGCAACGACCTCACTCTCCAGGGATTCGGAACGGAAAAGATTGAAGACGAACTCAAGATCTACCTGCCGGGGGCTAAGGTCGCCCGTATGGACCTGGATACGGTCCGTTCCAAAAATGCCCTGGTGCGACTGATCAATGATTTTGAGGAAAAGCGTATCGATATTCTCGTGGGAACGCAGATGGTGACCAAGGGGTTTGATTTTGAAAGCGTAGGTGTCGTGGGCGTTTTAAGTGCCGATCAGTTGCTGCAGTTTCCCGATTTTCGTTCGGCAGAACGGGCTTTCCAGATTATGGTGCAGGTCAGTGGCCGGGCAGGCAGGAAGAACAAACAAGGTAAGGTGATCATCCAGGCCTTTAACGTGGCTCATCCTGTGTTGAGGGAGGTGATCGACAATGATTTCAATAGCTTTTTTGCCAGGGAAATTCAGGAACGACAAACCTTCAATTATCCCCCTTTTTACAAACTCATTAAGATTACCCTTCGCCATAAAAAACCACAGGTGGTCAATGACGGGATGCGTGTCTATGCCTCTTTTCTAAAGAAAAAACTGGGCAGTTGGGTGATCGGCCCTGCCGTACCTTACGTTTCGCGTGTCCGTGGGTATTATATCCTCGACCTTATGGTGAAAATGGAACCCCATCCGAACAAGATGAAATTCGCCAAAGAATCCATCGCCGAAGCGGCCATCTACCTGAGCCAGGGGCAGGGATTTTCGACCATTCGGGTGAATGTGGACGTGGATCCGATGTAG